From one Anopheles bellator chromosome 1, idAnoBellAS_SP24_06.2, whole genome shotgun sequence genomic stretch:
- the LOC131206188 gene encoding 1,5-anhydro-D-fructose reductase-like: protein MLVRSVLSSFLRKMATNKATVPMVKLNNGREMPALGLGTWMSKEGEGVAALKTAIDAGYRHIDTAFFYQNEKEVGHAVRSKIAEGVVQREDMFITTKLWNTFHDPSHVEEAFKRSLENLNLEYIDLYLMHTPMSYRFKGWFADDLMPYADGKLELTEVDFVETWKAMEKLLKTGKVRSLGVSNFNSEQIARLLAECKIKPVTNQVECNPGLNQRKLTAFCKERDVTITAYSPLGRPNYYEKDPENVPKPALDDPRVAEIAKKYGKTPGQVVLRYLFELGTIPIPKSANEARLRQNIDIFDFKLTEQEIAVMDTFHTGKRSVPFSLCVNSKYFPFNIEF from the exons ATGCTTGTTAGATCAGTCTTGTCGAGCTTTCTACGCAAAATGGCAACGAATAAAGCAACCGTGCCGATGGTGAAGCTGAACAATGGTCGCGAAATGCCCGCTCTTGGGCTGGGAACATGGATG TCGAAAGAAGGCGAAGGAGTGGCCGCCCTGAAGACCGCAATCGACGCCGGCTACCGGCACATTGATACGGCGTTTTTCTaccaaaacgaaaaggaaGTTGGCCACGCAGTACGCAGTAAGATAGCCGAGGGTGTGGTGCAACGAGAGGACATGTTCATCACGACCAAACTATGGAACACCTTTCATGATCCGTCTCACGTGGAGGAAGCTTTCAAGCGTTCGCTCGAAAATCTGAACCTCGAGTACATAGATCTGTACCTGATGCACACTCCGATGAGTTACCGGTTCAAGGGATGGTTTGCAGATGATTTGATGCCGTATGCCGACGGCAAACTCGAGCTTACCGAAGTGGACTTCGTTGAAACGTGGAAAGCGATGGAAAAACTGCTGAAGACGGGCAAAGTCCGGTCACTCGGTGTGTCGAACTTCAACAGCGAACAAATTGCTCGCCTGCTGGCGGAATGCAAAATTAAACCCGTGACCAATCAGGTCGAGTGCAACCCAGGATTGAACCAACGGAAACTGACGGCGTTCTGTAAGGAGCGGGACGTCACCATCACCGCTTACAGTCCGCTCGGTCGTCCGAACTACTACGAGAAGGATCCAGAAAATGTTCCCAAGCCGGCACTGGATGATCCACGGGTGGCGGAGATCGCCAAGAAGTATGGAAAGACTCCGGGACAGGTTGTACTTCGGTATCTCTTCGAACTTGGCACGATCCCGATTCCGAAGTCCGCGAATGAGGCGCGCCTTCGTCAAAATATCGATATCTTCGACTTTAAGCTGACAGAGCAGGAGATCGCCGTGATGGACACCTTCCATACCGGGAAGCGGTCGGTTCCCTTTAGTCTGTGTGTGAATAGCAAATACTTTCCGTTTAATATCGAATTCTAG
- the LOC131206189 gene encoding 1,5-anhydro-D-fructose reductase-like: MSKQVPSVSLSNGYKIPSIGYGTYLALKGQGVELVKKAIDAGYRHIDTAFLYENEHEIGQAIREKIAEGVIRREDVFVTTKLWNTFHDPAHLEEAFRRSYNSLDIGYIDLFLIHSPMGQQFAGYEIEDMQPKDAAGNMLLSDVDYVDTWKAMEKLVSSGWVRSIGLSNFNSEQIERVLAAATIKPVNNQIEVNPGYDQRRLIEFCRERGITVTAYGPMGRPHRTTYGNRSALDDPKVREIGQKYGKTNGQVILRYLIDIGTIPIPYSTNDERIRQNIDVFDFKLTENEIQYLSSFHSDRTIQFLPLKGHKYYPFNVEF, from the exons ATGTCAAAGCAAGTGCCTTCGGTGAGCCTTAGTAATGGCTACAAAATTCCGTCCATTGGTTACGGAACGTACTTG GCACTAAAGGGTCAAGGTGTGGAGCTGGTGAAGAAAGCGATCGATGCCGGCTATCGTCACATCGACACAGCATTCCTGTACGAGAATGAGCACGAAATCGGCCAAGCCATAAGGGAAAAGATAGCGGAAGGTGTGATCCGCCGGGAAGATGTGTTCGTAACGACCAAACTGTGGAACACGTTCCACGATCCAGCCCATCTGGAGGAAGCATTTCGGCGTTCCTACAATTCGCTGGATATTGGATACATCGATCTCTTCCTGATCCACTCTCCGATGGGCCAACAGTTTGCTGGGTACGAGATTGAGGATATGCAACCGAAAGATGCTGCCGGAAATATGCTACTGTCGGATGTTGATTATGTGGACACATGGAAGGCGATGGAGAAGCTGGTCAGCTCCGGATGGGTTCGAAGCATCGGACTCTCGAACTTTAACAGTGAGCAGATAGAGCGGGTattggccgcggccacgatcAAACCGGTCAACAACCAGATCGAAGTAAATCCCGGGTACGATCAGCGTCGGTTGATCGAGTTTTGCCGGGAACGTGGTATCACGGTGACAGCCTATGGTCCGATGGGACGGCCGCATCGAACGACATACGGTAATCGAAGCGCGCTTGATGATCCAAAGGTGCGCGAAATTGGCCAAAAGTATGGTAAAACAAATGGTCAGGTGATATTGCGCTATCTG ATCGACATCGGAACCATTCCGATACCATATTCCACCAACGACGAGCGAATCCGACAGAATATTGACGTGTTTGACTTCAAGCTTACCGAGAACGAAATCCAATACTTGAGCTCGTTTCATTCGGATCGCACCATTCAGTTCCTGCCCCTTAAAGGCCACAAGTACTATCCTTTCAATGTCGAATTTTGA
- the LOC131216293 gene encoding prostaglandin F synthase 1-like, whose translation MPVTATTVTLNDGYQMPVLGLGTYWLRGKSCVEAVKTAIDAGYRHFDTAFLYHNEAEVGQAIRDKIYDGTIKREDVFVTTKLWHGSHEPSQVRKAFDTSLANLQLDYVDLYLMHSPIGGTLGAQGETILNEVDYLDTWRAMEKLLTTGRVRSLGVSNFNSEQLTRVIENGTTKPVTNQVECHVRLNQKRLIKFCKDRDIVITAYSPLVRPGAGLAPSGADSLTPKHPFDDTRVITIANHYRKTPAQVLLRYLIDIGTVPIPKSGNPERIRQNLDIFDFALTPEEVLTLDGLQTGERLEKWDPAAAHPFYPFNAEF comes from the exons ATGCCTGTGACAGCGACTACCGTGACGCTCAATGATGGATACCAGATGCCCGTTCTGGGCCTTGGCACCTACTGG CTCCGTGGAAAAAGCTGCGTCGAAGCAGTGAAGACGGCCATCGACGCTGGATACCGACACTTTGATACTGCCTTTCTCTATCATAACGAAGCAGAAGTTGGGCAGGCTATTAGGGACAAAATCTATGATGGCACAATAAAGCGAGAGGACGTTTTCGTGACCACTAAG CTATGGCATGGATCGCACGAGCCGTCGCAAGTCCGCAAAGCGTTCGACACTTCCTTGGCCAACCTTCAGCTCGATTACGTGGACCTCTATTTGATGCATTCTCCGATAGGCGGTACCCTGGGTGCACAGGGTGAAACCATCCTGAACGAAGTGGATTATCTGGATACTTGGCGGGCGATGGAGAAACTACTTACAACAGGACGCGTCCGCAGCCTCGGTGTGTCCAACTTCAACAGCGAACAGCTTACGCGGGTCATCGAAAATGGTACTACCAAACCGGTCACCAATCAAGTCGAGTGCCATGTTCGCCTGAATCAGAAGCGGCTTATTAAGTTCTGCAAGGATCGCGACATCGTCATTACGGCTTACAGTCCCTTAGTCCGACCGGGAGCTGGCCTGGCGCCTTCCGGTGCTGACTCGCTCACTCCCAAGCACCCGTTCGATGATACTCGGGTGATAACGATCGCCAATCATTACCGCAAAACGCCGGCACAGGTGCTATTGCGCTATTTGATCGATATCGGCACGGTTCCGATTCCAAAATCCGGTAATCCCGAAAGGATTCGACAAAATTTGgatattttcgatttcgctcTCACTCCGGAAGAGGTGCTAACGCTAGATGGATTGCAAACGGGCGAACGGTTGGAGAAGTGGGATCCGGCCGCTGCCCATCCTTTTTATCCGTTTAACGCAGAGTTTTAA
- the LOC131216520 gene encoding methylosome subunit pICln: MVTIGEAFTPVDGILYSASDVMLKIGSTLIEAPGMLHLTESSCIWSCAERNSSISIPWPRVGVQAISSAPVQGIYVMLDINLVWPGFYQGPPENNGNAHLEDEEGENDEGHESDASEAAMTEIWFLPSSSQILDEIYGAMRECQSLNPGSDVSEDEDYMEAEVDDLAEVGEMRNLQLDDDDKFADAEE, translated from the exons ATGGTTACGATCGGAGAAGCATTTACGCCGGTCGATGGAATCCTCTATTCCGCGTCGGATGTCATGCTTAAAATCGGTAGCACCCTAATTGAAGCGCCGGGTATGCTGCATCTAACGGAAAG CTCGTGTATCTGGAGCTGCGCCGAGCGGAACAGCAGCATCTCCATTCCATGGCCAAGGGTGGGAGTGCAAGCCATTTCATCCGCTCCGGTGCAAGGAATCTACGTAATGCTGGACATAAATCTCGTATGGCCTGGCTTCTACCAAGGCCCCCCAGAGAACAACGGAAATGCCCATCTGGAAGATGAGGAGGGCGAAAATGACGAAGGCCACGAATCGGACGCTTCGGAGGCGGCCATGACAGAGATTTGGTTTTTGCCCAGCAGTAGTCAAATCTTGGACGAAATTTACGGTGCCATGCGCGAATGCCAGAGTCTGAATCCAGGTTCGGACGTCAGCGAAGACGAGGATTACATGGAAGCCGAGGTGGATGATTTGGCGGAAGTTGGCGAAATGCGAAACTTACAGCTAGACG ACGACGATAAATTCGCGGACGCCGAAGAGTGA
- the LOC131216292 gene encoding aldo-keto reductase family 1 member B1-like, with product MACATVPKAIFKNGNSIPMIGLGTWNSPPGQVAQAVKDAIDIGYRHIDCAHVYQNEHEVGEGIAAKIAEGVVKREDLFVTSKLWNTFHRPELVEGACRTTLKNLKLDYVDLYLIHWPVAYREGPELFPMGPDGQTFVFSDADYVDTWPAMEKLVEAGLVRNIGLSNFNTKQIQRVLDIAKIPPATNQIELHPYLHQAKITAFCAKHGIVVTAYSPLGSPARPWVKADDPVLLDDGTVGQLAKKYGKSAAQILIRYQIQLGHVVIPKSVTKERIGTNFDVFSFQLEDADVKVLAQLERNGRICPETGAFGHPHHPFEKEE from the exons ATGGCCTGTGCTACGGTGCCGAAGGCAATTTTTAAGAATGGCAACAGCATCCCCATGATCGGGCTCGGTACCTGGAAC TCGCCTCCGGGACAAGTCGCTCAAGCTGTGAAAGACGCCATCGACATCGGATATCGGCACATTGATTGCGCTCATGTCTATCAGAACGAGCACGAAGTAGGCGAGGGAATTGCCGCAAAGATAGCTGAAGGTGTCGTGAAGCG GGAGGATCTGTTTGTGACCAGCAAACTGTGGAACACCTTCCATCGACCGGAACTGGTCGAGGGTGCTTGCCGCACGACCCTTAAGAACCTGAAGCTGGATTACGTCGATCTCTACCTGATCCACTGGCCGGTTGCGTATCGCGAGGGGCCGGAACTCTTTCCGATGGGTCCCGACGGACAGACGTTCGTGTTCTCCGATGCCGATTACGTGGACACCTGGCCAGCGATGGAAAAGCTCGTCGAAGCCGGTCTGGTGCGCAATATTGGACTTTCGAATTTTAACACCAAGCAAATTCAGCGTGTCTTGGACATTGCCAAGATCCCGCCGGCCACCAATCAAATCGAGTTGCACCCGTATTTGCACCAGGCAAAGATTACGGCTTTCTGTGCCAAGCATGGAATCGTCGTTACGGCCTACAGCCCGCTAGGATCGCCGGCCCGACCGTGGGTGAAAGCAGACGATCCGGTGCTGCTCGACGACGGAACGGTTGGCCAGTTGGCGAAAAAGTACGGCAAAAGCGCGGCTCAGATACTGATCCGTTACCAGATTCAGCTCGGACACGTCGTTATTCCGAAATCGGTGACCAAAGAGCGCATTGGTACGAATTTCGATGTTTTTAGCTTCCAGCTCGAGGATGCCGATGTCAAGGTGTTGGCGCAGCTGGAGAGAAACGGCCGCATTTGCCCGGAAACGGGCGCATTCGGTCACCCGCATCATCCATTTGAGAAGGAGGAGTAA